In the Brucella anthropi ATCC 49188 genome, one interval contains:
- the fabI gene encoding enoyl-ACP reductase FabI, whose product MTAQSGLLQGKRGLILGVANNRSIAWGIAKAARDAGAELAFTYQGDALKKRVEPLAEELGAFVAGHCDVADAASMDAVFETLEKKWGKLDFVVHAIGFSDKDELTGRYVDTSEANFTNTMLISVYSLTAISRRAEKLMADGGSILTLTYYGAEKVMPNYNVMGVAKAALEASVKYLAVDLGPQNIRVNAISAGPIKTLAASGIGDFRYILKWNEYNAPLRRTVTIEEVGDVGLYFLSDLSRSVTGEVHHADSGYHVIGMKAVDAPDISVVKD is encoded by the coding sequence ATGACCGCACAGTCAGGTTTGTTGCAGGGCAAGCGTGGATTGATTCTGGGCGTCGCCAACAACCGCTCCATCGCATGGGGTATTGCCAAGGCCGCTCGTGATGCAGGCGCAGAGCTCGCATTCACCTATCAGGGCGATGCATTGAAGAAGCGTGTCGAACCGCTGGCTGAAGAGCTCGGCGCATTCGTGGCAGGACATTGCGATGTGGCTGATGCTGCCAGCATGGATGCTGTTTTCGAGACGCTTGAAAAGAAGTGGGGCAAGCTCGATTTCGTGGTGCATGCCATCGGCTTTTCCGACAAGGATGAGCTGACGGGTCGTTATGTCGATACGTCGGAAGCCAACTTCACCAACACGATGCTGATCTCGGTCTATTCGCTGACGGCTATTTCGCGTCGCGCGGAAAAGCTGATGGCGGACGGCGGATCTATCCTGACGCTGACCTATTACGGCGCCGAAAAGGTCATGCCGAACTATAACGTCATGGGTGTTGCCAAGGCTGCTCTCGAAGCAAGCGTGAAGTATCTGGCCGTCGATCTCGGCCCCCAGAACATCCGCGTCAATGCAATCTCGGCTGGCCCGATCAAGACGCTTGCCGCTTCGGGCATCGGTGACTTCCGCTATATCCTCAAGTGGAACGAGTACAACGCGCCGCTGCGCCGTACCGTCACCATCGAGGAAGTGGGCGATGTCGGCCTCTATTTCCTTTCCGACCTGTCCCGTTCGGTGACTGGCGAAGTTCATCACGCGGATAGCGGCTATCATGTCATCGGCATGAAAGCGGTTGACGCTCCGGATATTTCGGTCGTGAAAGACTGA
- a CDS encoding histidine phosphatase family protein, with translation MAREIIYFSRHGETDWNVSQRIQGQLDIDINDNGRSQADRNGDMLRSLIGEGAGFDFVASPLRRTRETMERIRLRMGLDPYEYRTDPQLMEVNFGDWQGFMMEDIAREREDLLEARARDKWNFVPPGTTAESYMGLSRRIGRWVEAVEWPTICVTHGGCIRTLFYLYGDMDGHAAANLSIPQDKILKFANGKLEWV, from the coding sequence GTGGCTCGGGAGATCATCTACTTTTCGCGTCACGGCGAGACAGACTGGAATGTTTCGCAGCGTATTCAGGGGCAGCTTGATATCGATATCAACGATAATGGGCGCAGCCAGGCCGACCGCAACGGCGATATGCTGAGATCGCTGATTGGCGAGGGTGCAGGCTTCGACTTCGTTGCAAGCCCGCTGCGACGCACGCGCGAGACGATGGAACGTATCCGTTTGCGCATGGGTCTTGATCCGTATGAATACCGCACCGATCCACAACTGATGGAAGTCAATTTCGGCGACTGGCAGGGCTTCATGATGGAAGACATTGCCAGGGAGCGTGAAGACCTTCTGGAAGCGCGCGCCCGCGACAAGTGGAATTTCGTGCCGCCGGGCACAACCGCCGAGAGCTACATGGGCCTGTCGCGCCGCATCGGGCGCTGGGTGGAAGCCGTGGAATGGCCGACTATCTGCGTGACGCATGGTGGCTGCATCCGCACGCTGTTTTACCTCTACGGGGACATGGACGGCCACGCCGCTGCCAATCTCTCCATCCCGCAGGACAAGATTCTGAAGTTTGCAAACGGCAAGCTGGAGTGGGTTTGA
- a CDS encoding metallophosphoesterase family protein produces MPFERFAVISDIHGNNDALAAVLADIDALQIQTIINLGDHLSGPLAARETADMLMAREMICIRGNHDRWLVEKPLADMAPSDRVARQQLDDRHIEWLLGMPASQSLVDGRIFICHGTPSSDTTYWMEKVTANGEVVLRTRDEIEAEAEDIAASLIFCGHTHTPRIVRLGDGRMLVNPGSVGCPGYDDDHPVPHVVQTGNPNASYAVIEQTGSGWQITLRNIPYDTARMVRMAENNGRADWARVVRSGWFQPT; encoded by the coding sequence ATGCCCTTCGAACGTTTCGCGGTCATATCGGATATTCACGGTAACAATGACGCCTTGGCTGCAGTGCTGGCCGATATCGATGCTTTGCAAATCCAGACGATTATCAATCTCGGCGATCATCTAAGTGGTCCTTTGGCCGCGCGTGAGACAGCAGATATGCTGATGGCGCGAGAAATGATCTGCATTCGTGGCAATCATGATCGCTGGCTTGTCGAAAAGCCGCTCGCAGATATGGCGCCGTCGGATCGGGTCGCGCGCCAGCAGCTTGATGACCGACACATCGAATGGCTGCTTGGAATGCCGGCATCGCAGTCTCTGGTCGATGGACGGATATTCATCTGCCACGGGACACCGTCAAGCGATACCACCTACTGGATGGAGAAAGTGACCGCGAACGGCGAAGTCGTTCTGCGAACCCGAGATGAGATCGAGGCCGAAGCTGAAGATATAGCTGCATCGCTGATCTTTTGCGGGCATACGCACACGCCGAGGATCGTTCGCCTGGGAGATGGGCGAATGCTGGTCAATCCGGGAAGCGTGGGTTGCCCCGGTTACGACGACGATCATCCGGTTCCGCACGTCGTCCAGACCGGCAATCCCAATGCATCCTACGCTGTCATCGAACAGACCGGGTCTGGCTGGCAGATAACCCTGCGCAATATTCCCTACGATACGGCGCGGATGGTCCGGATGGCGGAGAACAACGGTCGCGCCGATTGGGCGCGTGTTGTCAGAAGTGGCTGGTTTCAGCCCACATGA
- a CDS encoding DUF1344 domain-containing protein translates to MHYLVGLILIVASLFSTVAMADDAEGKITGINKDSETITLDDGQTYKLPGEFDYSAINKGMKVLIIYDMVDSTRFITDIQEAP, encoded by the coding sequence ATGCATTATCTGGTCGGATTAATTCTCATCGTGGCGTCGCTTTTCTCGACGGTAGCGATGGCAGACGATGCCGAAGGCAAGATCACCGGTATCAACAAGGACAGCGAAACCATAACACTCGATGACGGCCAGACATACAAGCTGCCCGGTGAGTTCGATTACAGCGCGATCAACAAGGGCATGAAGGTCCTTATCATTTATGACATGGTCGACAGCACGCGCTTCATCACCGACATTCAGGAAGCGCCGTAA
- the aroC gene encoding chorismate synthase, with protein sequence MSHNSFGHLFRVTTWGESHGLALGCVVDGCPPGITFTEAEIQAYLDKRKPGQSKYTTQRREPDQVRVLSGVLLGDDGVTMTTTGTPISMMIENTDQRSKDYGEIARQYRPGHADYTYDVKYGIRDYRGGGRSSARETAARVAAGAIARKVVPGLEVKGALVAMGVHGIDRRRWNWSEVDNNPFFSPDAGSVELFADYLDGIRKSGSSVGAVIEIIAEGVPAGIGAPIYGKLDQDIASLLMSINAVKGVEIGNGFEAARLTGEENADEMRIGNDGKPLFLSNHAGGILGGIATGAPVVARFAVKPTSSILTPRRSIDKDGKEVDVMTKGRHDPCVGIRAVPIGEAMVACAIADHYLRHRGQTGRV encoded by the coding sequence ATGTCTCACAATAGTTTCGGTCATCTGTTCCGCGTAACCACCTGGGGCGAAAGCCACGGTCTGGCGCTCGGTTGCGTTGTTGACGGCTGCCCGCCCGGCATTACGTTCACGGAAGCCGAAATTCAGGCCTATCTCGACAAGCGCAAGCCCGGCCAGTCCAAATATACGACGCAGCGCCGCGAACCGGATCAGGTTCGCGTGCTTTCCGGTGTTCTTCTGGGCGACGACGGCGTGACCATGACGACGACTGGCACACCGATCTCGATGATGATCGAGAACACCGATCAGCGCTCGAAGGATTATGGCGAGATTGCCCGTCAGTATCGTCCCGGTCATGCCGATTATACCTATGACGTCAAATACGGCATTCGCGACTATCGCGGCGGCGGACGTTCGTCGGCGCGCGAAACGGCAGCTCGTGTGGCAGCAGGCGCCATAGCGCGCAAGGTCGTGCCGGGGCTTGAGGTCAAGGGCGCGCTGGTGGCCATGGGCGTGCACGGTATCGACCGCCGTCGCTGGAACTGGTCGGAAGTGGACAACAACCCTTTCTTCTCGCCGGATGCCGGTTCGGTCGAGTTGTTCGCAGACTATCTTGATGGCATTCGCAAGAGCGGATCGTCGGTCGGCGCAGTCATCGAGATTATCGCTGAAGGTGTGCCTGCTGGTATCGGGGCGCCGATCTACGGCAAGCTCGATCAGGATATTGCCAGCCTGCTGATGTCGATCAACGCCGTGAAGGGTGTGGAAATCGGCAACGGTTTCGAGGCTGCCCGTCTTACCGGCGAAGAGAACGCCGACGAAATGCGCATTGGCAATGACGGCAAGCCGCTGTTCCTGTCCAATCATGCTGGCGGGATTCTCGGTGGCATTGCGACTGGTGCGCCGGTTGTGGCGCGTTTCGCCGTCAAGCCGACCTCGTCGATCCTGACCCCGCGCCGCTCCATCGACAAGGACGGCAAGGAAGTGGATGTGATGACCAAGGGTCGTCACGATCCGTGTGTGGGTATTCGTGCCGTACCGATCGGCGAGGCGATGGTGGCCTGTGCGATTGCAGATCATTATCTGCGTCACCGCGGCCAGACTGGCCGCGTCTGA
- the ribB gene encoding 3,4-dihydroxy-2-butanone-4-phosphate synthase, protein MSYNQKQVVDALRAFERGEIVVVMDDDGRENEGDLIVAAVHCTPEKMAFIVRHTSGIVCTPMTRDEAKRLNLAPMVAENESAHTTAFTVTVDYRHGTTTGISAEDRTLTVRNLANPNAGASDFVRPGHIFPLVAREGGVLMRSGHTEAAVDLCKLANLPPIGVICELVNDDGSVMRGPDVKAFAEKHTLHRVTVADLIAYRQRKETLVKRVGDAPVKTCAGAAHAYTYELPWEPMQHVAVVFGDIRDGEEVPVRLHREDVLNDVFGKGGSNLDAIMEKMGKEGRGVLVYLREGSVGVRSDHHDTRARDAIQSEHESHAEAVAREEEWRQIGLGAQILKDLGITSIVLLASRERHYVGLEGFGIHIARTEII, encoded by the coding sequence ATGAGCTATAACCAGAAACAGGTCGTGGATGCGCTTCGCGCTTTCGAACGCGGCGAAATCGTTGTGGTCATGGATGATGACGGGCGCGAGAACGAAGGCGACCTGATTGTTGCCGCCGTGCATTGCACGCCGGAAAAGATGGCCTTCATCGTCCGCCATACGTCCGGCATCGTCTGTACGCCGATGACTCGCGACGAAGCCAAGCGTCTCAACCTCGCGCCGATGGTTGCCGAAAACGAATCCGCTCACACAACAGCGTTCACTGTGACGGTCGATTACCGCCATGGCACGACGACCGGCATTTCGGCAGAAGACCGCACGCTGACCGTGCGCAATCTGGCGAACCCGAATGCCGGTGCTTCGGATTTTGTGCGTCCCGGCCATATTTTTCCGCTGGTTGCCCGCGAAGGCGGCGTCTTGATGCGCTCCGGCCATACGGAAGCCGCTGTCGACCTCTGCAAGCTCGCAAACCTGCCGCCCATCGGCGTTATCTGCGAACTGGTCAATGATGACGGTTCCGTCATGCGTGGTCCGGACGTGAAGGCCTTTGCTGAAAAGCACACGCTGCATCGGGTTACGGTCGCCGACCTCATCGCCTATCGCCAGCGCAAGGAAACGCTGGTCAAGCGCGTTGGTGATGCACCGGTCAAGACCTGTGCAGGTGCGGCCCATGCCTACACCTACGAACTGCCATGGGAACCCATGCAGCACGTAGCCGTCGTGTTCGGCGATATTCGTGACGGCGAGGAAGTGCCGGTCCGCCTGCATCGCGAAGATGTGCTGAACGATGTCTTTGGCAAAGGTGGCAGCAATCTCGATGCCATCATGGAAAAGATGGGCAAGGAAGGTCGCGGCGTACTGGTCTATCTGCGCGAAGGTTCTGTTGGCGTGCGTTCCGATCACCACGACACCCGCGCCCGTGACGCGATCCAGAGCGAGCATGAAAGCCATGCCGAAGCGGTTGCCCGCGAGGAGGAATGGCGTCAGATCGGCCTTGGTGCGCAGATATTGAAGGATCTCGGAATCACGTCGATTGTGCTTTTGGCATCGCGTGAGCGTCACTATGTTGGCCTTGAAGGTTTCGGCATCCACATCGCCCGTACGGAAATCATCTAG
- a CDS encoding histone deacetylase family protein, which produces MTTRLYWHPIYLEHLTPPGHPERPDRIRALMSELEGPDFYRLDRVEAPRGDEASVLLAHPEKHLEAIRAEIPEPASDEAAPAPVVKLDGDTYVSPKSLDAALTAIGAATAAVDDVFSGAANNVFVAARPPGHHAERSTAMGFCLFNNIAIAARHAQQRHGAERVAIVDWDVHHGNGTQDIFRDDPSVLFCSTHQFPLYPGTGSKDETGVGNIFNAPLSPDTGSREFREAFNSRVLPALDNFRPDLILISAGFDAHFRDPLAELNLDEADFDWATGKLMERAERFCDHRLVSVLEGGYDLEGLSQSASTHITRLLKG; this is translated from the coding sequence ATGACGACACGGCTTTACTGGCATCCGATCTATCTCGAACATCTGACCCCGCCCGGCCATCCCGAGCGCCCGGATCGTATCCGTGCCTTGATGAGCGAATTGGAGGGGCCGGATTTCTATCGGCTCGACCGGGTGGAAGCGCCGCGCGGCGACGAGGCGTCAGTGTTGCTTGCCCATCCGGAAAAGCATCTGGAAGCCATACGCGCCGAAATACCGGAGCCTGCTTCGGACGAGGCAGCGCCAGCGCCCGTGGTGAAGCTTGACGGCGACACCTATGTCAGCCCGAAAAGTCTGGATGCAGCGCTGACGGCGATTGGTGCGGCGACAGCGGCGGTCGATGATGTCTTTTCCGGTGCTGCAAACAACGTGTTCGTTGCAGCCCGCCCGCCGGGACATCATGCTGAGCGTTCCACTGCGATGGGCTTTTGCCTTTTCAACAATATTGCGATTGCCGCCCGTCATGCACAGCAGCGTCATGGCGCGGAACGTGTCGCTATCGTCGATTGGGATGTCCATCACGGCAACGGAACGCAGGATATTTTCAGGGACGATCCAAGCGTCCTGTTCTGTTCGACGCATCAGTTTCCCTTGTATCCCGGAACGGGGTCGAAGGACGAAACCGGCGTCGGCAACATCTTCAATGCACCGCTTTCCCCCGATACGGGAAGCCGCGAATTCCGCGAGGCATTTAATAGTCGTGTATTGCCCGCTTTGGACAATTTCCGGCCAGATTTGATCCTTATTTCGGCGGGCTTCGATGCTCATTTTCGCGATCCGCTGGCCGAGCTCAATCTTGACGAAGCGGATTTTGACTGGGCGACGGGCAAACTCATGGAGCGGGCAGAAAGGTTCTGCGATCACCGGCTAGTGAGTGTGCTTGAAGGTGGATATGATCTAGAGGGCTTGTCGCAGTCCGCGTCTACGCATATTACGCGGCTGTTGAAAGGATGA